AAGAAGGACATATTGCTGCTCCCTATTGCGTGTTAACCTGCGTGATTACGGAAAAAATTAATTATCAGGCGTGTCAGCCAAAACCTCTTGTGCATGATCCTGAAAAAAATGATGTGCATGCTCCTCTCGCAACCAATTATGATCCGAGATCAATGGATAATTTATGCTCTTTTTTGTTACAGCCAGAACCAAAAAAAGAGAATAGAATAGAGATAAAAAATGGAGTACTTTCTTTTATTTATGGCTGCTTTTCTTTTGGTGTAGATCTGATTGGGCTCGCATGGTTCGCTTATAAAAACATAGATTATGCTGTAAAAAAAAGCAGAATAGAAAAAGCGTTTGTGTGCAATTATCAAGAATGGAGGAAAGAGGATTTTCAAAGAGAAGCTTTACGCCTTATTAATACATGTAGACCAATAGATGCTACTGATATAGTGTTGTCAGCTCCTGATCAAGAAGCAATTTTATCAGAATACCATCTGTATCAGTTCGATGGCTTTCAGTCATACATTAAAACATTACCTTTATATGAGCCATTTATTAAAACATTGCATAGCCGTGTGCATTGTGATGATCGCGATAGAACCAATAGGTGGTGGAAAAAATTTCCTGGTTACTTTAATGACTCATTTCCTTCTATCGTAACATCATTACGCGAGCAAGTAGATCAGGAAGAGCTTGATCGTAAAAAACGAGAGCAGGCTGAGATAGATCGCAAAAATAAAGCAGCTCAAGAAAAACGTATGCATATGGAACAGTATCTGAATTATTATGCAGTAGATATGCATGATTATGCAGATGAGTATGCTCTTGCGATTGCATCATCAGAATGCGATAACGGTGTGCACGCAGAGCGCCTTTCTCAGCGTCTGCAAGCAATTGAAGCATCAGAAAGTAAGCGGTATGAGTTACAAACAAAGTCTTATGCGCTATCACCTCAATTGGATGATTTTTTACAAGATCGTTGTATACATCCCGATATTTTTAGGCAATGTGAAGGATCAGAAATACAGCACTGCTTACAGCAAGAAATGATTATGATTTTGGAGCACACTGCAGAGATTAGTTTTGAATATGAGCAGGGAAATGATCCATCAGTTACGTTTTTTACCGAGACAATCAGCAACTTCGTATTAGTTTCAGCAGAATACAATCAGGCTGGTCATATTAAACAAGCTTTAATATTGAATGACAATTGTTGGAGTTTTTTAGATTGTGCCATAGGTACCCTACAAGGATTAGCGCAAGGTGCATATAATAGACCTCTTCTGAAACTCATTTAGTTAACTCAAAATTACATATTCCCGCAATGAGATTAAAACGTAATCCAAACCTCTTTCTTCGATTACGGTACTTGTCAGAAACTATTTTGAATCGTTTTATCATTCCAATCACAT
The sequence above is drawn from the Candidatus Babeliales bacterium genome and encodes:
- a CDS encoding IS5/IS1182 family transposase, with translation VIGMIKRFKIVSDKYRNRRKRFGLRFNLIAGICNFELTK